A region of the Mesobacillus jeotgali genome:
CCTGGGTCTCATTCTCGGTATTGTAACCGCTATCGTCCACAATCGATTTATTGATACAGAGTTCAAAGGTGCATTTCAAATCTATGGCGGATCACGCTTTGTTTTTATCGTGTTAATTCCAGTTCTTATCCTGCTGTCCGTTGCCCTTACATTCATCTGGCCGTTTTTCCAATCAGGCATTTCTGGCCTTGGGTCGCTGATCCAGCATAGCGGCAGCTTCGGTATCTTCCTGTATGGGGCATTGGAGCGCCTGTTGATCCCAACTGGGCTGCACCACTTGATCTATACACCATTCCTGTATTCATCCCTGGGCGGTGTCGCTGAAGTTGGCGGCCAAGTATACGAAGGGGCAAGGAATATTTACTATGCGGAAATCATCGATCCAAATGTAAAAGAGCTTTCCTCAAGTGTCGTTTGGGATGCACGTGGTATTTCGAAAATGTTCGGTTTAATTGGTGCATGTTTGGCCATGTATCATATGGCAAAGCCAGAGAACAAAGGCAAGGCAAAAGCGATTTTAATTCCTGCTGCAGTTACATCGTTCATTGCTGGTGTCACGGAGCCAATCGAATTTTCGTTCCTGTTTGTCGCACCATTGCTGTTTGTTGTTCACGCCGTATTAAGCGGATTGGGGATGGTATTGTTCCATTTGTTTGATGTCCGAGCAATCGGACCGAATGGAATGATCGACTTCCTGCTGTTCAACGTGCCGCTTGGAATTGAAAAAACGCATTGGCCAACTTACATCTTAATCGGGTTGATGTCCTTTGCGGCTTATTATGCGGCATTCCGCTTCTTGATCCAGAAGTTCAACTTCAAGACCATCGGACGAGAAGATGAAGGCGGAGAAACAAAACTGTATTCGAAGGAAGATTACAAGGAAAAGAAAAGCAAGGAAGTTGCGGCAACGTCCGAACTGCAGGGTGA
Encoded here:
- a CDS encoding PTS transporter subunit EIIC translates to MKTRIMEAMQRFSKAMFIPILILPIEGILIAFGNLFTNPKLMEVLPFLDNPITTGFGTILTGSLVSILTNLGLIFAVGIAIGLANKEKAIAGFTSLLGYLVFVNAMNRFMQISGILHEGESLQGTGQTMVLGVQVLDMGVFLGLILGIVTAIVHNRFIDTEFKGAFQIYGGSRFVFIVLIPVLILLSVALTFIWPFFQSGISGLGSLIQHSGSFGIFLYGALERLLIPTGLHHLIYTPFLYSSLGGVAEVGGQVYEGARNIYYAEIIDPNVKELSSSVVWDARGISKMFGLIGACLAMYHMAKPENKGKAKAILIPAAVTSFIAGVTEPIEFSFLFVAPLLFVVHAVLSGLGMVLFHLFDVRAIGPNGMIDFLLFNVPLGIEKTHWPTYILIGLMSFAAYYAAFRFLIQKFNFKTIGREDEGGETKLYSKEDYKEKKSKEVAATSELQGDFGLAPVIVDALGGAENIKTVTNCYTRLRLTVEQPEKVDADVLKQQTGASGVVIKDENVQVVYGLQVTNIRKAVESYLGVQTN